The Candidatus Cloacimonadota bacterium genome window below encodes:
- the purL gene encoding phosphoribosylformylglycinamidine synthase subunit PurL, with protein MEVQITSELIAQHGLSADEYARIRTILGRAPSYVELGIFSVMWSEHASYKNSIKLIKTLPREGKFLLAKAGEENAGVVDIGDGLAVCFKIESHNHPSALEPYHGAATGVGGILRDIFTMGARPIAALNSLRFGDPRSPRTRHLIREVVRGIADYGNCFGVPTVGGEVFFDEAYEGNPLVNAMAVGLLRHEDLARSAASGIGNLVVYVGAKTGRDGIHGATFASVDLSEESAEMRTAVQVGDPFYEKLLLEATLEVIQAGLVVGIQDMGAAGLTCSSSEMAGKGGVGIELDLEHVPIRESGITPYEIMLSESQERMLLIVEPADLEAVLDIFHKWDLDASVIGLVTADKLLRVRLRGEVLAEIPAETLVLGCSAPVYEREQKAPIRPPDPDPGSYPQPADPGNVLLNLLKEPSIASKREIYSQYDHMVQIGTRVEPGSDAAVIAIKGTRKAIALATDCNARHCWLDPFEGAKGAVAEAARNVACSGGRPIAVTNCLNFGNPYNPEVYWSFSEAIRGMGEACRALETPVTGGNVSFYNQNPAGAVYPTPVIGMLGLLDDIGHATTQWFKRPGDLIALLGQPCSSCGGSQYLKTLFGQVAGPAPRVDLVAEKRIIELLLELIAGKNLASAHDVSEGGLLVCLAESCFQPEKLLGARIQFKLSHPAEAEYFGESHGRAVISFAPAKLQAVEALCRKHATPLLPLGEVASGREFTVNQHLSLDTEDLYRAWTNGLKLN; from the coding sequence ATGGAAGTTCAGATAACCAGCGAACTGATCGCCCAACACGGCCTTTCAGCAGATGAATACGCCAGGATCCGAACCATCCTGGGCCGCGCTCCCAGCTACGTGGAACTGGGCATTTTCAGTGTGATGTGGAGCGAACACGCCAGCTACAAGAATTCCATCAAACTCATCAAAACCCTGCCCCGGGAAGGAAAGTTCCTGCTGGCCAAAGCCGGGGAGGAAAACGCTGGGGTGGTGGACATCGGCGATGGTCTGGCAGTTTGCTTCAAGATCGAAAGCCACAACCATCCCTCCGCCCTGGAACCCTATCACGGCGCGGCCACTGGCGTGGGCGGCATTCTGCGCGACATTTTCACCATGGGCGCCAGGCCGATCGCGGCGCTGAATTCCCTGCGCTTTGGCGACCCCCGATCTCCCCGCACCCGACATCTGATCCGCGAAGTGGTGCGCGGCATCGCCGATTACGGCAACTGTTTCGGCGTTCCCACTGTGGGCGGGGAAGTGTTTTTTGATGAAGCCTACGAAGGCAACCCGCTGGTGAACGCCATGGCTGTGGGCCTGCTGCGTCACGAGGATCTGGCCCGTTCCGCCGCCTCCGGGATCGGCAACCTGGTGGTCTATGTGGGCGCCAAAACCGGACGCGACGGCATTCACGGCGCCACTTTCGCCTCCGTGGACCTCAGCGAGGAATCCGCCGAAATGCGCACCGCTGTTCAGGTGGGCGATCCCTTTTACGAAAAACTCCTGCTGGAAGCCACCCTGGAGGTGATCCAGGCCGGTTTGGTGGTTGGGATCCAGGATATGGGCGCCGCCGGGCTCACCTGCTCCAGCTCCGAAATGGCCGGCAAAGGCGGAGTGGGCATCGAGCTTGACCTCGAGCACGTACCGATCCGCGAAAGCGGCATCACTCCCTACGAGATCATGCTCTCGGAATCCCAGGAACGGATGCTGCTGATCGTGGAGCCCGCTGATCTCGAAGCGGTGCTGGACATCTTTCACAAATGGGATCTCGACGCCAGCGTGATCGGCCTGGTTACCGCGGATAAACTTTTGCGGGTGCGCCTCAGGGGCGAGGTCCTGGCCGAAATACCCGCCGAAACCCTTGTTTTGGGATGCAGCGCGCCAGTTTACGAACGCGAGCAAAAAGCCCCCATACGTCCACCGGACCCAGATCCAGGCAGCTATCCTCAACCTGCGGACCCGGGCAATGTCTTGCTGAACCTTCTCAAAGAGCCAAGCATAGCCTCCAAACGCGAGATTTATTCCCAATACGACCACATGGTGCAGATCGGCACCCGGGTGGAGCCGGGCAGCGACGCCGCGGTGATCGCCATCAAAGGCACGCGCAAAGCCATCGCGCTGGCCACGGACTGCAACGCCCGCCATTGCTGGCTGGATCCTTTCGAAGGGGCCAAAGGCGCTGTGGCTGAAGCCGCCAGGAACGTTGCCTGCAGCGGTGGCCGCCCGATTGCCGTGACCAATTGCCTCAATTTTGGCAATCCCTACAACCCCGAAGTCTACTGGTCCTTCTCTGAAGCCATCCGGGGCATGGGGGAGGCCTGCCGGGCCCTGGAAACCCCCGTAACCGGAGGCAACGTCTCTTTCTACAACCAAAATCCCGCCGGCGCCGTCTATCCCACTCCCGTGATCGGCATGCTGGGCCTGCTGGATGACATCGGCCACGCCACCACCCAGTGGTTCAAGCGCCCCGGCGACCTGATCGCCCTGCTGGGCCAGCCCTGTTCTTCGTGCGGTGGCTCCCAATATCTGAAAACCCTGTTTGGCCAGGTGGCCGGACCCGCTCCCCGGGTGGATCTGGTGGCCGAAAAGAGGATCATCGAGCTGCTGCTGGAACTCATTGCCGGCAAAAACCTCGCTTCCGCCCACGATGTTTCCGAAGGCGGCCTGCTGGTTTGCCTGGCGGAAAGCTGCTTCCAGCCCGAAAAACTCTTGGGAGCGCGGATCCAATTCAAACTATCCCATCCCGCCGAGGCCGAATATTTCGGCGAAAGCCACGGCCGGGCCGTCATCAGCTTCGCCCCTGCCAAACTGCAGGCGGTCGAAGCACTCTGTCGTAAACACGCCACGCCCCTGCTGCCGCTGGGGGAAGTGGCTTCCGGCCGCGAATTCACGGTCAACCAACATCTCAGCCTGGATACGGAGGACCTGTACCGGGCCTGGACGAACGGGCTAAAACTAAACTAA
- a CDS encoding Sua5/YciO/YrdC/YwlC family protein → MVLLKQPSLRKLEKLIRGGDLKNKTILHFTGGMYGIGCTVSSLEAIDRILKLKGRSDLKGLIVLIPHLEWFADEGVAVPERILPLLEQYWPGNLTVVFKCDDDRFKHLAVDGKVAFRVPDDALLRLVIELLDEPIISTSVNIASLPPENDLKRLTGMYANWFDYGFVPSGVSVEYDAQPSTIVEYVTSRESLNQSGLDELRCLREGSIPFYGIKKSFAVPTILFVCTANICRSPIAEKLFNHYVREAGLNYIGDSCGLFPGGEPISAGSLQLLLEKGILEAQEHYSKQFTPDMISGSRLVLTMEERQRDFLRGNAPNSSAKILTLNEYLGEPGDIGDPYGSGIDTYRKTFEIIDDRIRRLIPKLRTQANPAG, encoded by the coding sequence TTGGTCCTGTTGAAACAACCTTCCCTGCGGAAACTGGAAAAGCTGATCCGCGGCGGTGATCTTAAGAACAAGACCATCCTTCATTTCACGGGTGGGATGTATGGCATAGGCTGCACGGTATCGTCTCTCGAGGCGATCGACAGGATCCTGAAGCTGAAGGGACGCTCGGACCTGAAGGGGCTAATCGTCCTGATCCCGCACCTGGAATGGTTCGCGGATGAGGGGGTGGCTGTCCCCGAGAGGATCCTGCCCCTGCTGGAACAGTATTGGCCCGGAAACCTCACCGTGGTGTTCAAATGTGATGACGACAGGTTCAAACATCTGGCCGTGGACGGCAAAGTGGCCTTCCGGGTGCCGGATGACGCCTTGCTGCGTTTGGTGATCGAGCTCCTGGATGAGCCTATCATCAGCACCAGCGTGAACATCGCCAGCCTGCCTCCGGAGAACGATCTCAAGCGCCTAACCGGGATGTACGCGAATTGGTTCGACTACGGCTTTGTGCCCTCTGGGGTGAGTGTTGAATACGACGCCCAGCCCTCCACCATAGTGGAATACGTCACCAGCCGGGAAAGCCTGAACCAGAGCGGCTTGGATGAGCTCAGGTGCCTGCGGGAGGGTTCCATACCTTTTTACGGGATCAAGAAGTCCTTCGCCGTGCCCACCATCCTCTTCGTTTGCACGGCCAACATCTGCCGCAGCCCCATCGCGGAAAAGCTTTTCAACCACTACGTCCGGGAAGCCGGCCTCAACTACATCGGCGATTCCTGCGGCCTCTTTCCCGGCGGCGAGCCCATTTCGGCGGGATCGCTGCAACTGCTGTTGGAAAAGGGCATCCTGGAAGCCCAGGAGCATTACTCCAAGCAGTTCACGCCAGACATGATCAGCGGCAGCCGCCTGGTGCTCACCATGGAGGAACGCCAGCGGGATTTCCTGCGCGGCAACGCCCCCAACAGCAGCGCCAAGATCCTCACCCTGAACGAATATCTGGGCGAACCGGGTGACATCGGCGATCCCTACGGTTCCGGGATCGACACTTACCGCAAAACCTTTGAGATCATCGACGACCGGATCAGACGCCTGATCCCCAAACTGCGCACCCAAGCCAACCCGGCGGGATGA
- the secF gene encoding protein translocase subunit SecF, whose translation MRLFKNTNIPFVQNRKVFYVISALLVLAAIAGIIVKGFNLSTDFKGGVSVIVNMQPKKAGVNALDIDQLRKVISDGGFKQAEIQYIGERDDATFQIKVGGKDANKIKDELTDLLSTQLSAYTEGRDMQKDVFQEFNTVGAKAGAEMGSKAILAVVVALLLMIIYIWIRFEFTFGLMAILALFHDVIIIVGIFSWTGKEFTMSIVAALLTIVGYSINDTIVIFDRIREDLKIYRKDPVPVIFNRSINETLSRTVITSGTTLLTALALYIFGGPVIHDFAFAMSLGIIFGTYSSIFVASNLVLDAIKSTHQEKQSIKKLTKR comes from the coding sequence ATGAGACTGTTTAAAAATACCAACATACCTTTCGTGCAGAACCGCAAGGTTTTCTACGTGATCTCCGCCCTCTTGGTGCTTGCCGCCATCGCGGGCATCATTGTGAAGGGCTTCAACCTCAGCACGGATTTCAAGGGCGGCGTTTCCGTGATCGTGAACATGCAGCCCAAGAAAGCCGGCGTGAATGCCCTGGACATCGACCAGCTGCGCAAAGTGATCAGCGATGGCGGCTTCAAGCAAGCTGAGATCCAATACATCGGTGAACGCGACGACGCCACTTTCCAGATCAAAGTGGGCGGCAAAGACGCCAACAAGATCAAGGACGAACTCACCGACCTGCTATCCACCCAGCTAAGCGCTTACACGGAAGGCCGGGACATGCAAAAAGACGTGTTCCAGGAATTCAACACCGTGGGCGCCAAGGCCGGCGCTGAAATGGGCAGCAAGGCCATTCTGGCCGTCGTGGTTGCCCTGCTGCTCATGATCATCTACATCTGGATACGCTTCGAGTTCACTTTCGGCCTGATGGCTATCCTGGCCCTGTTCCACGACGTGATCATCATCGTGGGCATCTTCTCCTGGACCGGCAAGGAGTTCACGATGTCGATCGTGGCAGCGCTGCTGACCATCGTGGGTTACTCGATCAACGATACGATCGTGATCTTCGACCGCATCCGTGAAGACCTCAAGATCTACCGCAAGGACCCCGTGCCCGTGATCTTCAACCGCTCGATAAACGAAACCCTCAGCCGCACCGTGATCACCTCCGGTACCACCTTGCTCACCGCTCTCGCCCTCTACATCTTCGGCGGCCCGGTGATCCACGACTTTGCCTTCGCCATGAGCCTGGGCATCATCTTCGGCACCTATTCCTCGATCTTCGTGGCCAGCAACCTTGTTCTGGATGCCATCAAGAGCACGCATCAGGAAAAGCAATCCATCAAGAAACTCACCAAAAGATAG
- a CDS encoding peptidoglycan DD-metalloendopeptidase family protein: MKHGIIGIICLLMAFSTLCGDDIKDNQKKLDKIQRDLQAAQKKIEQNERTKKKNETEISNSRRAKQKTDAELSRTREVAREKLQALNSVRTELRTVEEQIRDLRAAQISQLDKMVRVARRNKSLKMVHKDEHCLAILASQTRNTLLTLGDMQSELTYEQNRKGQEYSLANSEFQNKSSSSQTLAANVKNLEAQQSRLSKEQKNLQNQIAKLKKDASRLEGLIASLASKPKPKDQEPASYKFSARTIAWPLKGRIIRSYGQETRAYGTSVVSNGIDIATPEYTTVAAADAGVVIYSGAYGGQGKLLIIDHKNGFYTVYAYNNDLLVSTGTNVKKGQAVAKSGMTGSASEPSLHFEVRKDGKAVNPLSYLE, translated from the coding sequence ATGAAACATGGAATAATTGGTATCATATGCCTGCTGATGGCGTTCTCCACCCTTTGCGGAGACGACATCAAGGACAACCAGAAGAAACTGGACAAGATCCAGAGGGACCTGCAGGCTGCCCAGAAAAAGATCGAACAGAACGAGCGCACCAAGAAGAAGAACGAGACAGAGATCAGTAACAGCCGCCGGGCCAAGCAAAAGACAGACGCGGAGTTGAGCAGGACCAGAGAGGTGGCCCGCGAGAAACTGCAGGCCCTGAACTCTGTGAGAACCGAACTTCGCACGGTTGAAGAACAGATCCGCGACCTTCGGGCGGCCCAGATATCCCAGCTGGACAAAATGGTACGGGTTGCCCGCCGCAACAAAAGCCTGAAAATGGTCCACAAGGACGAGCACTGCCTGGCCATCTTGGCATCCCAAACCCGAAACACGTTGCTCACCCTGGGTGATATGCAAAGTGAACTTACTTACGAGCAGAATCGGAAAGGTCAGGAATACAGCCTAGCCAACAGCGAGTTTCAGAACAAATCCTCCTCCAGCCAGACCCTGGCCGCCAACGTCAAGAATCTGGAAGCCCAGCAATCCAGGCTCAGCAAGGAACAAAAGAATCTGCAAAATCAGATCGCCAAATTGAAAAAGGACGCCTCCAGGCTTGAAGGGCTGATCGCCAGCCTGGCCTCCAAACCCAAGCCCAAGGACCAGGAACCCGCATCGTACAAATTCAGCGCCCGCACCATCGCCTGGCCGCTGAAAGGGCGCATCATCCGCAGCTATGGCCAGGAAACCCGGGCTTACGGCACCTCGGTGGTGAGCAACGGGATCGACATCGCCACGCCCGAATACACCACCGTCGCGGCGGCAGATGCTGGTGTGGTCATATATTCCGGTGCCTACGGCGGACAGGGCAAGCTGTTGATCATCGACCACAAGAACGGATTTTACACTGTTTATGCCTACAACAACGATTTGCTGGTATCCACCGGCACCAACGTGAAGAAAGGCCAGGCCGTCGCCAAATCCGGCATGACCGGCTCGGCCAGCGAACCCTCGCTGCACTTTGAAGTGCGCAAAGACGGCAAGGCGGTTAATCCGCTGTCATATCTGGAATAG